From a region of the Macrobrachium nipponense isolate FS-2020 chromosome 20, ASM1510439v2, whole genome shotgun sequence genome:
- the LOC135223249 gene encoding elastin-like, with translation MEPRSLSTIPPPASSLDQRLLVRSNGDTMKAFALVCMTAMAAAASAAVVPGAPPAAPAIPGPAGALNPMSPGFGASFAGPFSMYMMPPAGIPGVPGGVPGVVGGLPLSQLAIGGAPGVIGGPLVAPSMPPAVADLVKKKVALGTGAAAPAS, from the exons ATGGAACCCAGAAGCTTATCCACCATTCCTCCACCAGCATCGTCCCTGGATCAGCGACTACTAGTACGTTCCAACGG tgacACCATGAAGGCCTTTGCTCTCGTTTGCATGACAGCCATGGCAGCTGCTGCCAGTGCTGCTGTCGTTCCAGGTGCTCCTCCAGCAGCTCCAGCCATTCCAGGACCAGCAGGAGCTTTAAACCCCATGTCTCCTG GCTTTGGGGCATCCTTCGCCGGGCCCTTCTCGATGTACATGATGCCCCCAGCGGGCATTCCAGGCGTGCCCGGAGGCGTCCCTGGCGTCGTAGGAGGCCTTCCACTTTCCCAGCTCGCAATAGGAGGAGCCCCAGGGGTTATTGGAGGTCCTCTCGTCGCCCCAA GCATGCCCCCAGCAGTAGCTGATCTTGTGAAGAAGAAGGTCGCCCTGGGCACCGGAGCAGCTGCCCCAGCCTCTTAA
- the LOC135220869 gene encoding uncharacterized protein LOC135220869, with protein MKVAAVSSLVLLALVSACTCAPTDGDGSEMFIPTPEMIKAFIPTPEEIAALAALHTTPAPGAPPPPPPSGPPTMPPAVAALIEKYKRAVAAFYPSTPMS; from the exons ATGAAGGTGGCAGCCGTGAGTTCTCTTGTCTTGCTGGCGTTAGTCTCCGCTTGCACCTGCGCCCCGACGGACGGAGATG GAAGCGAAATGTTCATCCCTACACCAGAGATGATTAAGGCCTTCATTCCCACACCGGAGGAAATAGCCGCCCTTGCAGCCCTCCACACAACACCTGCTCCAGGggcaccacccccacccccaccatctGGACCTCCAA CCATGCCCCCTGCTGTTGCTGCCCTGATAGAGAAGTACAAGAGGGCCGTAGCTGCTTTCTACCCGTCAACACCAATGAGCTAA